The Thermoplasma acidophilum DSM 1728 genome includes a window with the following:
- a CDS encoding Holliday junction resolvase-like protein: MSIVVFFGVLILILIVAIIILYLDIRSLQRKLAAKEAEIQTTLQNATRTVNEAIAMREEAQKLKEDLEKRIEEARRESVQKSREVVAGKVSEQLAPFFPNFKYNPKDVRFIGTPIDLIVFNGLDSGHIDSIVFIEIKTGNARMTDREKSVMDAINASRVSFEILRIDSAIDQVE; this comes from the coding sequence ATGTCCATAGTGGTATTTTTTGGAGTTTTGATCCTCATACTCATCGTTGCGATAATCATACTGTACCTCGATATACGGTCTCTTCAGAGAAAACTCGCTGCCAAGGAAGCAGAGATACAGACGACTCTGCAGAATGCCACGCGAACGGTGAATGAAGCCATTGCTATGCGTGAGGAGGCGCAGAAGCTGAAGGAGGACCTGGAAAAGCGCATAGAGGAGGCCAGGCGAGAATCTGTTCAGAAGAGCAGGGAGGTCGTTGCTGGAAAGGTCTCGGAACAGCTTGCCCCATTCTTTCCAAACTTCAAATACAATCCAAAGGACGTGAGATTCATAGGCACGCCGATAGATCTGATCGTTTTCAACGGCCTAGATTCGGGTCACATCGATTCGATAGTATTTATTGAGATAAAGACCGGCAATGCAAGGATGACGGACCGCGAGAAGAGTGTTATGGATGCAATAAATGCATCGAGGGTATCGTTTGAAATTCTGCGCATAGATTCAGCCATAGACCAGGTGGAGTGA
- a CDS encoding MFS transporter: MVQYKWVALSNTTIGVLMASINGTIMMISLPAIFRGINLNPFLPSSFQYLLWILMGYMVVTAVLLVTVGRLSDMYGRVRLFNLGFAIFTAGSILLFLTPGHGTSAAMYMIMFRMVQAVGASFLFANSAAIITDAFPSNERGKAMGINQIAGLAGSLIGLILGGILATINWRYVFLVSVPVGALGTIWSYLKLKDQSVRRKDEKIDLPGNVTFAAGLTLILIGITYGLMPYGSSSMGWSSPWVISAMASGAAMLVAFPFIELHVDQPMFNMHLFKYRGFTFGNFAGFFQSMGMGGVMFMVIILLQGIWLPLHGYSYSSVPFWAGIYTIPMMAGFVLFGPIAGALSDRIGARLLTTLGMSVSAVAFILLTLFPYNFSYPPFAATLFMMGSGMGLFGAPNITAVMNSLPPHYRGTGSGMRATLQNTGQTASMGIFFSIVLITLTAYLSSSFNTALAAAGASVLIPVFDKIPATSALFSAFLGYNPMQTILGLLPASFASLISPSSLAILEGTHWFPLALAPAFMKALHASFYAGAGILVVAALLSAFRGKRFVYGEETELKEKMQQTTEAKLSSQLEVMRDGKK; this comes from the coding sequence ATGGTTCAGTACAAGTGGGTTGCACTTTCCAATACAACCATTGGAGTCCTCATGGCTTCAATTAACGGTACTATAATGATGATTTCCCTTCCAGCCATATTCAGAGGGATAAACCTGAACCCATTTCTGCCGTCGTCATTCCAGTATCTGCTATGGATACTGATGGGCTACATGGTGGTCACTGCTGTCTTGCTTGTGACCGTAGGCAGGCTTTCCGATATGTACGGGAGGGTGCGTCTCTTTAACCTTGGTTTTGCGATATTCACTGCAGGTTCCATACTGCTGTTCCTCACGCCAGGCCACGGTACATCTGCAGCAATGTACATGATAATGTTCAGAATGGTACAGGCAGTGGGTGCATCTTTCCTGTTCGCTAATTCCGCGGCCATAATAACGGATGCCTTCCCGTCAAACGAGAGGGGAAAGGCAATGGGTATAAACCAGATAGCCGGTCTCGCAGGTTCCCTTATAGGGCTCATACTTGGCGGGATCCTTGCAACGATCAACTGGCGCTACGTCTTCCTGGTAAGTGTTCCGGTGGGTGCGCTGGGCACGATCTGGTCATATCTGAAGCTGAAGGATCAGTCCGTTAGGAGAAAGGACGAAAAGATCGATCTGCCTGGAAATGTCACGTTTGCAGCTGGCCTGACTCTAATACTCATAGGCATAACATACGGCCTGATGCCGTATGGATCCTCAAGCATGGGATGGTCCAGCCCATGGGTTATCAGTGCCATGGCTTCTGGTGCTGCGATGCTGGTAGCATTCCCGTTCATAGAGCTCCATGTGGATCAGCCGATGTTCAACATGCACCTGTTCAAATACAGGGGTTTCACATTCGGAAACTTCGCGGGTTTCTTCCAGTCGATGGGCATGGGCGGCGTGATGTTCATGGTCATAATACTCCTCCAGGGTATATGGCTGCCACTTCATGGCTATTCCTATTCGTCTGTGCCATTCTGGGCAGGCATATACACGATACCGATGATGGCCGGTTTCGTCCTCTTTGGTCCAATCGCCGGTGCACTATCCGATAGGATAGGCGCAAGGCTGCTCACAACGCTCGGTATGAGTGTTAGCGCAGTAGCTTTCATACTCCTCACGCTTTTCCCGTACAACTTCAGCTATCCGCCATTCGCCGCAACACTGTTTATGATGGGTTCCGGCATGGGGCTGTTCGGCGCACCGAATATAACTGCAGTGATGAACTCGCTCCCACCGCATTACCGCGGTACCGGATCTGGAATGAGAGCTACACTTCAGAACACCGGCCAGACAGCAAGTATGGGCATTTTCTTCTCAATAGTTCTCATAACCCTGACAGCTTACCTCTCATCCTCATTCAATACGGCTCTGGCTGCCGCAGGCGCCTCGGTACTCATACCTGTGTTTGACAAGATACCCGCGACATCGGCACTGTTCTCCGCATTCCTGGGTTACAATCCAATGCAGACCATCCTTGGGCTGCTTCCGGCATCTTTTGCATCCCTGATAAGCCCATCATCGCTTGCCATACTTGAGGGCACCCACTGGTTCCCGCTTGCTCTTGCTCCTGCTTTCATGAAGGCTCTCCACGCATCATTCTATGCGGGTGCGGGCATACTGGTCGTGGCTGCGCTGCTTTCGGCTTTCAGGGGAAAGAGATTTGTCTATGGAGAAGAGACCGAATTAAAGGAAAAGATGCAACAGACCACTGAGGCCAAACTGTCCTCCCAGCTGGAAGTGATGAGGGATGGTAAGAAATGA
- a CDS encoding MarR family winged helix-turn-helix transcriptional regulator gives MIGEDCDALMEIWHHFAKVYVLGKRRMEDSLQITQLKPIEVRILYYLSEENFNVNRLAEMNFVTPAWITGVLDDLENRGYIVRSRNASDRRVVNVEITDKGREILAESHRIYVNFLRESLSSFTDGEIEEFTRLLRKIEETLNRNIQEEAGSL, from the coding sequence ATGATCGGTGAGGACTGCGACGCACTGATGGAAATATGGCACCATTTCGCCAAGGTATACGTCCTTGGAAAGAGGAGGATGGAGGACAGCTTACAGATCACGCAGCTCAAGCCGATAGAGGTACGCATACTCTACTATCTTTCTGAGGAGAACTTCAACGTCAACAGGCTTGCAGAAATGAACTTCGTCACGCCGGCATGGATAACAGGTGTGCTGGACGACCTTGAGAACAGGGGTTACATAGTTAGATCCAGAAACGCATCAGACAGGCGCGTGGTGAACGTTGAAATCACGGACAAGGGGCGTGAGATCCTGGCTGAGAGCCACCGTATCTACGTCAATTTTCTCAGAGAATCGCTGAGCAGCTTTACTGACGGTGAAATCGAGGAATTCACCAGGCTTCTCAGGAAGATAGAGGAAACGCTGAACAGGAACATTCAGGAGGAAGCCGGGTCGCTATAG
- a CDS encoding 2,3-bisphosphoglycerate-independent phosphoglycerate mutase: MMKSIILIVLDGLGDRPGSDLQNRTPLQAAFRPNLNWLASHGINGIMHPISPGIRCGSDTSHMSLLGYDPKVYYPGRGPFEALGLGMDIRPGDLAFRANFATNRDGVIVDRRAGRENKGNEELADAISLDMGEYSFRVKSGVEHRAALVVSGPDLSDMIGDSDPHREGLPPEKIRPTDPSGDRTAEVMNAYLEEARRILSDHRVNKERVKNGRLPGNELLVRSAGKVPAIPSFTEKNRMKGACVVGSPWLKGLCRLLRMDVFDVPGATGTVGSNYRGKIEKAVDLTSSHDFVLVNIKATDVAGHDGNYPLKRDVIEDIDRAMEPLKSIGDHAVICVTGDHSTPCSFKDHSGDPVPIVFYTDGVMNDGVHLFDELSSASGSLRITSYNVMDILMQLAGRSDKFGS; this comes from the coding sequence ATGATGAAGAGCATCATTCTTATAGTTCTTGATGGCCTTGGGGACAGACCCGGATCAGATCTGCAGAACAGGACACCGTTGCAGGCCGCGTTCAGGCCGAATCTCAACTGGCTGGCGTCTCACGGGATCAATGGAATAATGCACCCAATATCCCCGGGGATAAGGTGCGGTTCCGATACATCTCACATGTCCCTCCTCGGTTATGATCCGAAGGTATACTATCCGGGGAGGGGGCCGTTCGAAGCACTCGGCCTTGGCATGGATATAAGGCCAGGAGACCTGGCATTCAGGGCGAATTTCGCCACGAACAGAGACGGCGTCATCGTTGACAGACGTGCGGGCCGCGAAAATAAGGGCAACGAGGAGCTTGCTGATGCCATAAGCCTGGATATGGGCGAGTACAGCTTCAGAGTCAAAAGCGGTGTGGAACACCGTGCTGCTCTTGTTGTCTCCGGGCCCGATCTGTCCGATATGATAGGAGATTCCGATCCCCACAGGGAGGGGTTACCTCCTGAGAAAATAAGACCAACGGATCCATCCGGGGACAGAACCGCCGAGGTGATGAACGCATACCTTGAGGAGGCCAGGCGCATACTATCGGATCACAGGGTTAATAAGGAAAGAGTTAAAAACGGAAGGCTGCCTGGAAACGAATTGCTGGTCAGGAGCGCGGGCAAGGTACCTGCAATACCATCATTCACGGAGAAGAACCGCATGAAGGGTGCCTGTGTAGTAGGAAGCCCATGGCTCAAGGGACTGTGCAGGCTGCTCAGGATGGATGTCTTCGATGTGCCCGGGGCAACTGGAACCGTGGGATCAAACTACAGGGGCAAGATAGAGAAAGCCGTTGATCTCACCAGCAGCCATGACTTTGTGCTCGTAAATATAAAGGCCACAGACGTGGCCGGCCATGACGGAAATTATCCTCTCAAGAGGGATGTCATAGAGGATATTGACAGGGCCATGGAACCACTGAAGTCAATCGGAGACCATGCAGTTATATGCGTTACGGGAGACCACAGTACACCATGTTCATTCAAGGATCATTCTGGCGATCCCGTGCCCATAGTATTTTATACGGATGGCGTTATGAACGATGGCGTTCATCTTTTTGATGAATTGTCATCAGCAAGTGGATCATTGCGTATAACAAGCTATAATGTTATGGACATTCTGATGCAGCTTGCCGGTAGATCAGATAAATTTGGATCATAA
- a CDS encoding NAD(P)-dependent oxidoreductase — protein MLSFERVRIKKADPDERVKTFDIEPLDNYTDEEAIAEASRCLGCNMCSAACPASLDISGYIRSTAAGDPAQTVRIIMETLPFPAIIGRVCTHMCEDICVMYDGGGPIAIRHLKRYAADKFDDYGEILRPQKRKFIGKKVAVIGGGPAGLTVAYYLSLQGVKVTLFEERPALGGFMKTGIPRYRLPQSVLDKEIGYVVSRGVDVKLNTKVGRDISFDQIMKEYDAVFLGVGNHKPRMTGTPGSDAPNVMHATEFLERVSFGERIDVGDTVAVIGGGFTANDSARTSLRLGAKHVYIMYRRRDVDRPGYPSMNADEEMDEAEEEKVEYVWEVTPFEYVKENGRVVAMKYWMNEMVKEGKGRAKPVPIKDKVYTIKVDMVIEATGQETDYSFLGDYVKKLRLNPHGEPIVDQNGMTSIEGVFSGGDSTNPNRDLISAVRDGDIAVQGILKYLNVMDKVSYDDLPILDRFKPYSYTAAQEAYAVRGLI, from the coding sequence ATGCTGAGTTTTGAAAGAGTCCGGATTAAAAAGGCGGATCCCGACGAGAGGGTTAAGACCTTCGATATCGAACCGCTGGATAATTATACAGACGAAGAAGCCATAGCAGAGGCCAGCAGGTGCCTTGGATGCAACATGTGCTCGGCTGCATGCCCCGCAAGCCTAGACATATCGGGCTACATAAGGAGCACCGCGGCGGGTGATCCGGCTCAGACCGTGAGGATCATAATGGAAACGCTTCCCTTTCCGGCCATAATAGGGAGGGTATGCACACACATGTGCGAGGATATCTGCGTGATGTATGACGGAGGCGGTCCGATAGCCATAAGGCACCTGAAGCGATATGCTGCTGATAAATTCGACGATTATGGAGAGATCCTGAGGCCACAGAAGAGAAAGTTCATAGGAAAAAAGGTTGCGGTCATAGGTGGCGGCCCGGCTGGACTCACAGTGGCCTACTATCTCAGCCTGCAGGGTGTTAAGGTAACGCTTTTTGAGGAGAGGCCAGCCCTCGGAGGCTTCATGAAGACCGGAATACCCAGGTACAGGCTGCCGCAGAGCGTCTTGGACAAGGAGATAGGCTATGTTGTATCCCGCGGCGTTGACGTGAAGCTGAACACAAAGGTGGGCCGCGACATCTCGTTCGATCAGATAATGAAGGAATACGATGCCGTATTTCTCGGCGTGGGCAATCACAAGCCAAGGATGACCGGGACTCCCGGCAGCGATGCACCGAACGTGATGCACGCCACCGAATTCCTCGAGCGTGTGAGTTTCGGCGAAAGGATAGATGTTGGAGATACCGTTGCCGTCATAGGCGGAGGCTTCACGGCAAACGATTCGGCCAGGACTTCACTTCGCCTCGGTGCCAAGCACGTTTACATAATGTACAGGAGGAGGGATGTCGATCGTCCCGGTTACCCCAGCATGAACGCAGATGAGGAGATGGATGAAGCCGAAGAGGAAAAGGTTGAGTACGTATGGGAGGTTACGCCCTTTGAATACGTGAAGGAGAATGGAAGGGTCGTGGCCATGAAGTACTGGATGAACGAGATGGTGAAGGAGGGCAAGGGAAGGGCCAAGCCTGTTCCGATAAAGGACAAGGTGTACACCATAAAGGTGGACATGGTAATAGAGGCTACAGGCCAGGAGACTGATTACTCCTTCCTGGGCGATTACGTGAAAAAACTCCGGCTAAATCCACACGGTGAACCCATCGTGGACCAGAACGGCATGACCTCAATAGAGGGGGTTTTCTCCGGCGGAGATTCAACAAACCCCAACAGGGATCTGATAAGCGCTGTCAGGGACGGGGATATAGCCGTGCAGGGCATACTAAAGTACCTCAACGTCATGGATAAGGTATCATACGATGATCTGCCCATACTGGACAGGTTCAAGCCATACTCCTATACGGCCGCACAGGAAGCCTATGCGGTGAGAGGCCTGATCTGA
- a CDS encoding DUF1634 domain-containing protein: MMRFDRDLAISYALRIGVSVSMFFIIFGVILIFVKNGGSGFSLAQIASYNPQLKVNSKYIYLGLIPEGLVHLDGIFFIATGLWVLVFTPITSVVIALISFYLTKNRLYIALSIIVLFNLFFAMLVVPHI, encoded by the coding sequence ATGATGCGCTTTGACAGAGATCTCGCAATAAGCTACGCCCTGCGAATCGGTGTTTCGGTGAGCATGTTCTTCATAATATTCGGCGTCATACTCATCTTCGTAAAAAATGGCGGGTCTGGCTTCTCACTGGCGCAGATCGCAAGCTACAATCCACAGCTGAAGGTCAATTCAAAATACATATATCTGGGTCTCATACCGGAGGGCCTAGTCCATCTGGACGGGATATTCTTCATAGCCACGGGCCTGTGGGTTCTGGTATTCACTCCAATAACCAGCGTCGTAATTGCCCTGATATCCTTCTATCTGACAAAGAACAGGCTCTACATTGCGCTGAGCATAATTGTGCTCTTCAATCTGTTCTTTGCGATGCTTGTGGTACCGCACATATGA
- a CDS encoding sulfite exporter TauE/SafE family protein: protein MLTLIEIIVRFLSIVAGAFIAGLIGSLTGLGGGTVLVPVLTLFYGIPIIYATGASLISTIATSAGSASAYAKEKIANIRLGVGLEVATTTGAIVGSLTAVFIYDHHLSWLIYVIFGFVLLGSLVPTIQRGKYEIPKMLKPDWTTRVFQLSGSYYDARLHKNVEYSGVRWWLGEIIMFFAGMISGLLGIGSGALKVLGMDWAINLPMKVTTTSSNFMIGITAATGSSIYWYAGYIQPFIAAATAIGVLIGAFLGAKILVRITNRSIRWIFFAILMFLGIQMVLKGFYIIKVILISPYTQFAISTVISIVAIIIMYRVMKRIEEKGDA from the coding sequence ATGTTAACTCTCATTGAGATCATCGTCAGATTCCTTTCAATAGTTGCCGGTGCCTTCATCGCCGGCCTGATCGGATCCTTAACTGGGCTTGGGGGCGGAACGGTTCTGGTCCCGGTTCTGACCCTTTTCTATGGCATACCGATCATATACGCCACCGGTGCAAGTCTGATATCAACAATAGCCACCAGTGCAGGATCCGCAAGCGCCTATGCAAAGGAGAAGATAGCGAACATCAGGCTGGGGGTTGGATTGGAGGTTGCGACAACCACCGGCGCAATAGTGGGATCGCTGACCGCCGTGTTCATCTATGACCACCATCTTTCCTGGCTCATATATGTCATATTCGGCTTTGTTCTGCTCGGGTCACTCGTACCGACGATACAGCGTGGAAAGTACGAGATACCGAAGATGCTCAAGCCTGACTGGACAACGCGGGTTTTCCAGCTCTCAGGGTCGTACTATGATGCGCGCCTGCACAAGAACGTCGAATACTCTGGAGTCAGGTGGTGGCTTGGTGAGATAATAATGTTCTTTGCCGGGATGATATCTGGCCTTCTCGGAATTGGAAGCGGTGCCCTGAAGGTTCTCGGCATGGACTGGGCCATAAACCTGCCCATGAAGGTGACGACAACTTCCAGCAACTTCATGATAGGGATAACCGCTGCCACAGGCAGCTCCATATACTGGTATGCCGGGTACATACAGCCGTTCATAGCCGCGGCAACGGCAATAGGTGTACTGATAGGCGCTTTCCTCGGAGCGAAGATCCTGGTGCGCATAACGAACAGGAGCATAAGGTGGATATTCTTTGCCATCCTGATGTTCCTGGGCATACAGATGGTGCTCAAGGGCTTCTACATAATCAAAGTGATACTGATATCGCCTTATACGCAGTTTGCCATATCCACCGTGATATCCATAGTTGCCATAATAATAATGTACCGTGTTATGAAAAGGATTGAGGAAAAGGGTGATGCATGA
- a CDS encoding aldo/keto reductase — protein sequence MQDSVSFRMEFREFGKTGEKISKIGVGTYYDVGWMFLARFGRKSGSEMKIRAIRTAVENGVTLIDTAEVYGSEDLVARAIEGVDRESLFIATKVWITHLSYDSAIKACKRSLKRLNMKYIDLYQIHFPSPIGDIEGTLRAMEKLVDDGLIRYIGVSNFNLDQLKHAMEAMKKYEIVSNQVHYSLRHRDPETDMIPFAEKNGMAILAWYPLEHGDLVRDEAYPTAFLSDLRKRYPEMRASQIALSYLMEANSNVFPIPRASNPDHVLENINSVKYHLSEGEIKILKDSFRSL from the coding sequence ATGCAGGATTCAGTTAGCTTCAGGATGGAGTTCAGAGAATTCGGGAAGACAGGTGAAAAGATTTCAAAGATCGGCGTGGGGACATACTACGACGTTGGCTGGATGTTCCTGGCAAGGTTCGGTAGGAAGTCCGGTTCGGAGATGAAGATCAGGGCCATACGTACTGCGGTGGAGAACGGCGTCACACTTATCGATACGGCGGAGGTCTACGGAAGCGAAGATCTGGTTGCCAGGGCCATAGAAGGCGTTGACAGGGAGAGTCTGTTCATAGCCACAAAGGTGTGGATAACTCACCTCTCATACGATTCTGCCATAAAGGCATGCAAAAGGAGCCTGAAGAGGCTCAACATGAAATACATCGATCTTTACCAGATTCACTTTCCATCCCCAATAGGAGACATCGAGGGTACGCTGAGGGCAATGGAAAAGCTGGTGGATGATGGCCTCATCCGGTACATCGGTGTGAGCAACTTCAATCTCGATCAGCTGAAGCATGCCATGGAGGCCATGAAAAAGTATGAGATAGTTAGCAACCAGGTTCATTACAGCCTGAGGCACAGAGATCCTGAAACTGATATGATTCCCTTTGCAGAGAAGAACGGTATGGCAATACTGGCATGGTATCCGCTCGAACACGGCGATCTTGTGCGGGACGAAGCGTATCCCACTGCATTTCTCTCAGATCTGAGGAAAAGGTATCCGGAAATGAGGGCGTCACAGATAGCACTGAGCTATCTCATGGAGGCGAACAGCAACGTATTTCCGATACCCAGGGCATCGAATCCCGATCATGTCCTCGAAAACATAAACAGCGTGAAGTATCATCTCTCGGAGGGAGAAATAAAAATTCTGAAGGATAGTTTCAGATCTCTCTGA
- a CDS encoding acetate uptake transporter, whose protein sequence is MSETVENVFGKVIGADPAPLGLAGFAFTTFLLSFINAGLIPSSGVSVVLPLAFAYGGLAQLVTGSWEMRRGNTFGFTAFTSYGSFWMFYALMVLFADLHVVSSLPSVAVGWALILWGIFTLYMWGGAMMASLTLNLTFLFLFLAFFTLGAGAIYSSVALTHAGGYFGILAALFAAYTSFAIVINSMKPGTIPVGPGLFRKN, encoded by the coding sequence GTGAGTGAAACGGTGGAAAACGTTTTCGGAAAGGTCATAGGCGCAGATCCGGCTCCACTGGGACTGGCTGGCTTTGCTTTCACAACATTTCTCCTGAGCTTCATCAATGCCGGCCTGATACCTTCATCTGGCGTCAGCGTAGTATTGCCTCTTGCATTCGCTTACGGAGGGTTAGCACAGCTGGTCACAGGATCATGGGAGATGCGCAGAGGCAACACATTCGGATTCACGGCATTCACAAGTTACGGATCGTTCTGGATGTTTTACGCCCTGATGGTGCTGTTCGCTGACCTGCATGTTGTTTCCTCGCTGCCTTCCGTTGCGGTGGGCTGGGCTCTGATCCTATGGGGAATATTCACGCTATACATGTGGGGCGGCGCAATGATGGCTTCCCTCACACTGAACCTCACTTTCCTCTTCCTGTTCCTCGCATTCTTCACCCTGGGCGCAGGCGCAATATATTCATCAGTTGCACTGACGCATGCCGGCGGCTATTTCGGCATTCTGGCGGCCCTGTTTGCCGCATACACCAGCTTCGCCATCGTGATAAACTCCATGAAGCCCGGAACTATTCCAGTAGGCCCTGGTCTATTCAGAAAAAATTGA
- the acs gene encoding acetate--CoA ligase encodes MESEKGTLPMNEVYNPGMNVYSEIYRKSLEDPENFWAKQAEILTWYSKWNKILDDSKKPFYRWFVGGKLNVSYNAVDRHLEQHRRNKAAYIWVGENGEEKIVTYDGLYRRINNLAKALLNLGIKKGDRIVLYLPMIIEAPVAMLAAARIGAVFSFVFAGFGAGALAERINDSKAVLLITADGGFRNGKVVELKKIADEALEMTSTVRNVIVIKHARNDVNMVEDRDIWYHEIVGDSHTYVEPEHMDANDPLFILYTSGTTGKPKGAVHSTGGYSVWVASTLKWAFNPDEDDRWWCAADIGWITGHSYIVFAPLILGLTSIMYEGSITYPEPDRLWEIIEKYRVNILYTSPTAIRTLMKFGEKYPQRHDLSTLKVLGTVGEPINPAAWKWYYEIIGNSRCPIIDTYWQTETGGFMIAPQRGLGLPPLKPGSATFPLPGVDPAILDDAGKEVRTGEKGYIVFRRPWPGMLMTVNNDDERYVKTYFSKFPGYYYCGDYAVKDEDGYYWLLGRSDEVMNVSGHRLGTIEIEDAIVATGLAVEAAVFGKPDPVKGEAISAFVVPKDANADRHELISEIRKRIRADLGPIYVPDEIRIVKLLPKTRSGKIMRRVVKAVALNQIPGDLTTLEDSTSVDEIKSAIEAFKGEAGGE; translated from the coding sequence ATGGAAAGCGAAAAGGGAACATTACCCATGAACGAGGTCTACAACCCCGGCATGAACGTGTACAGCGAGATATACAGGAAATCCCTGGAAGATCCTGAGAATTTCTGGGCAAAACAGGCCGAGATACTGACATGGTATTCCAAATGGAACAAGATCCTCGACGATTCAAAGAAGCCGTTTTACAGATGGTTTGTGGGCGGAAAGCTCAACGTGTCGTACAACGCAGTTGACAGGCACCTGGAGCAGCACAGGAGGAATAAGGCCGCATACATATGGGTTGGCGAAAATGGTGAAGAAAAGATAGTGACGTACGATGGACTTTACAGGAGGATAAACAACCTGGCCAAAGCCCTCCTGAACCTCGGAATAAAGAAGGGAGACAGGATAGTACTGTACCTGCCCATGATAATCGAAGCGCCCGTTGCCATGCTGGCCGCGGCCAGGATAGGTGCAGTATTCTCTTTCGTCTTCGCAGGCTTCGGTGCAGGTGCACTGGCAGAGAGGATAAACGATTCAAAGGCCGTACTGCTGATAACTGCAGATGGAGGTTTCAGAAACGGCAAGGTGGTGGAGCTAAAGAAGATAGCGGATGAGGCCCTTGAGATGACCTCCACGGTCAGAAACGTGATCGTCATAAAGCATGCCAGGAATGACGTGAACATGGTTGAGGATCGGGATATCTGGTATCATGAGATCGTTGGTGATTCGCATACGTACGTTGAGCCGGAACATATGGACGCGAACGATCCGCTCTTCATCCTTTACACCTCTGGAACCACTGGAAAACCCAAAGGAGCTGTGCACAGCACCGGGGGCTATTCCGTATGGGTTGCCAGCACGCTGAAGTGGGCTTTCAATCCTGATGAGGATGACAGATGGTGGTGCGCTGCAGACATAGGCTGGATAACCGGGCACAGCTACATAGTATTCGCTCCCTTGATCCTTGGCCTGACGAGCATCATGTACGAGGGATCGATAACCTATCCCGAACCTGACAGGCTATGGGAGATCATAGAAAAATACCGCGTGAACATCCTTTACACCTCCCCCACGGCTATAAGGACGCTGATGAAGTTCGGAGAGAAGTACCCGCAGAGGCATGATCTGAGCACCCTGAAAGTTCTCGGAACGGTTGGAGAACCCATAAATCCGGCTGCCTGGAAATGGTACTACGAGATCATCGGCAACTCCAGGTGCCCGATAATCGATACGTACTGGCAGACGGAGACCGGAGGTTTCATGATCGCACCGCAGAGGGGACTCGGCCTGCCACCATTGAAGCCTGGTTCTGCGACTTTTCCGCTTCCTGGCGTAGATCCTGCAATACTTGATGACGCGGGAAAGGAGGTGCGTACCGGCGAGAAGGGTTACATAGTCTTCAGGAGACCGTGGCCAGGTATGCTGATGACCGTCAACAACGACGACGAGAGATACGTAAAAACATACTTCTCCAAGTTCCCCGGCTACTATTACTGCGGCGACTATGCGGTGAAGGACGAAGATGGCTACTACTGGCTCCTGGGCAGATCCGACGAGGTCATGAACGTATCAGGGCACAGGCTTGGTACGATCGAGATCGAGGATGCCATAGTAGCCACAGGCCTTGCCGTTGAAGCTGCCGTCTTCGGAAAGCCCGATCCGGTAAAGGGCGAGGCAATATCGGCATTCGTTGTACCCAAGGACGCAAACGCCGACAGGCACGAACTCATCTCGGAGATACGCAAGAGGATAAGGGCTGATCTTGGCCCGATATACGTTCCGGACGAGATCAGGATCGTGAAACTGTTGCCGAAGACGAGGAGCGGCAAGATAATGAGGAGGGTCGTGAAAGCTGTGGCGCTGAACCAGATACCTGGCGATCTAACGACTCTGGAGGATTCCACCTCTGTGGACGAGATCAAGAGCGCAATTGAAGCCTTCAAGGGAGAGGCCGGAGGTGAGTGA